The Brassica oleracea var. oleracea cultivar TO1000 chromosome C6, BOL, whole genome shotgun sequence genome includes a region encoding these proteins:
- the LOC106300363 gene encoding uncharacterized protein LOC106300363 isoform X2: MFDWDDEELTNMIWGDDGETGDHIVPFKVRNRKEQGEESNKAVKPAEQKTTHLHDSKLGGSSSGQNIECMTSWPDSSVSNARKADPGPGSSEPARYDSTRSEKTSELGKGPDIFHSTDESKEHGDFDEYGWANIGSFDDLDRMFSSDVPIFGDGSLSGADELWSSSKDVSKPLPSILDSQDLGLDIRTQFEQQENQQFPLTGETNGGPSSQSAPRVRVTPKAEQYHEHKSQSSVDDQPYQQHKMMKLSEMLGTCEAGSFQDPYGQRSRRKFVNQLAPSRSTLMGVNLRSESQGSGTSHYPQMPNQYMATSGFGNPYSAVHVVSAFQCPDVNKNQLMHPSYNPASAISANTVTDVCARPSTMTPQEKLEKLRRRQQMQAMLAIQRQQQQFRHQVPVADQSITQLVDKTSLQGLTAIPSFDPNSSLELDDSGNFAAAVDNPSEFSVLYRLQDVVAKLDMETRTCIRDSLFRLADSAGQRHHTSDTPHSNKSSQDDREVIPQEKSRYRYAGMLDTETVTNPTDRTVAHLLFHRPFDMYAAKHTEGLESPSSSKMGAEVKGSFPSTRESRMIKQKAKEEDVPAGSLALGLGLRC, translated from the exons ATGTTTGATTGGGACGACGAAGAG CTTACTAATATGATATGGGGTGACGACGGAGAGACAGGCGACCATATTGTGCCTTTTAAAGTAAGAAACAGGAAGGAACAGGGCGAAGAATCTAATAAGGCAGTTAAGCCAGCTGAGCAGAAGACAACTCACCTTCATGATAGTAAGCTGGGGGGGAGCAGTTCAGGGCAAAATATTGAGTGTATGACCTCATGGCCTGACTCATCAGTATCTAATGCTAGAAAAGCTGATCCAGGACCAGGTTCGAGTGAGCCAGCTAGATATGATTCAACAAGAAGTG AGAAAACGTCTGAACTTGGGAAAGGCCCTGATATTTTTCATAGCACTGATGAGAGTAAAGAGCATGGTGATTTTGATGAGTATGGATGGGCTAACATTGGTAGCTTTGATGATCTTGATCGAATGTTCAG TAGTGATGTCCCTATATTTGGCGATGGCAGTCTCAGCGGTGCAGATGAGTTATGGTCTTCTTCTAAAGATGTATCCAAGCCGTTACCATCCATTTTGGACTCTCAAGATCTAGGATTGGACATTAGAACTCAGTTTGAGCAACAAGAGAACCAGCAGTTTCCATTGACTGGAGAAACCAATGGTGGTCCATCATCCCAAAGTGCGCCTAGAGTTCGTGTAACCCCAAAAGCTGAGCAATATCATGAGCATAAGAGTCAATCCTCAGTTGATGACCAG CCATATCAACAACACAAAATGATGAAGCTTTCGGAAATGTTGGGGACTTGTGAGGCAGGATCGTTTCAAGATCCATACGGTCAGAGGTCAAGGAGAAAATTTGTAAACCAGTTGGCACCGTCACGATCAACTTTGATGGGTGTCAATCTGCGGAGTGAGTCTCAAGGGTCTGGGACATCACATTATCCACAGATGCCAAACCAATACATGGCTACTTCTGGTTTTGGTAATCCATATTCTGCTGTGCATGTAGTTTCAGCCTTCCAATGTCCTGATGTTAACAAGAATCAGCTGATGCATCCTTCCTACAACCCTGCTTCTGCTATCTCTGCAAACACGGTAACAGATGTCTGTGCACGACCTTCAACAATGACGCCGCAGGAAAAACTAGAAAAACTTAGGCGCAGACAGCAAATGCAGGCGATGCTTGCTATTCAGAGACAACAACAGCAATTTCGTCACCAGGTTCCTGTAGCAGATCAGTCCATTACTCAGCTTGTCGACAAAACTAGTCTTCAAGGGCTAACTGCAATACCTTCCTTTGATCCCAATTCATCTCTGGAACTAGATGATTCTGGAAACTTTGCTGCTGCTGTTGATAATCCATCAGAATTCTCGGTTCTTTATCGGCTTCAAGATGTTGTAGCAAAG TTAGATATGGAAACAAGGACTTGTATAAGGGATAGCTTATTCCGTTTGGCTGATAGCGCAGGTCAGAGACATCACACTAGTGATACACCCCACAGTAATAAGAGTAGCCAAGATGACCGGGAGGTTATTCCTCAAGAAAAATCCAGATATAG ATATGCAGGGATGCTAGACACAGAAACAGTAACCAATCCCACAGACAGAACTGTGGCTCATTTGCTCTTTCATAGGCCTTTTGATATGTATGCGGCAAAGCATACGGAAGGACTAGAATCACCATCTTCTTCGAAGATGGGAGCTGAAGTAAAAGGGAGTTTTCCTAGCACAAGAGAGAGTCGCATGATTAAGCAGAAGGCAAAAGAGGAAGATGTACCTGCAGGTTCACTTGCTTTAGG TTTAGGTTTGCGGTGTTAG
- the LOC106300363 gene encoding uncharacterized protein LOC106300363 isoform X1, with protein MFDWDDEELTNMIWGDDGETGDHIVPFKVRNRKEQGEESNKAVKPAEQKTTHLHDSKLGGSSSGQNIECMTSWPDSSVSNARKADPGPGSSEPARYDSTRSEKTSELGKGPDIFHSTDESKEHGDFDEYGWANIGSFDDLDRMFSSDVPIFGDGSLSGADELWSSSKDVSKPLPSILDSQDLGLDIRTQFEQQENQQFPLTGETNGGPSSQSAPRVRVTPKAEQYHEHKSQSSVDDQPYQQHKMMKLSEMLGTCEAGSFQDPYGQRSRRKFVNQLAPSRSTLMGVNLRSESQGSGTSHYPQMPNQYMATSGFGNPYSAVHVVSAFQCPDVNKNQLMHPSYNPASAISANTVTDVCARPSTMTPQEKLEKLRRRQQMQAMLAIQRQQQQFRHQVPVADQSITQLVDKTSLQGLTAIPSFDPNSSLELDDSGNFAAAVDNPSEFSVLYRLQDVVAKLDMETRTCIRDSLFRLADSAGQRHHTSDTPHSNKSSQDDREVIPQEKSRYRYAGMLDTETVTNPTDRTVAHLLFHRPFDMYAAKHTEGLESPSSSKMGAEVKGSFPSTRESRMIKQKAKEEDVPAGSLALGYASNSGSSSTVAERVVEASQGNKRKL; from the exons ATGTTTGATTGGGACGACGAAGAG CTTACTAATATGATATGGGGTGACGACGGAGAGACAGGCGACCATATTGTGCCTTTTAAAGTAAGAAACAGGAAGGAACAGGGCGAAGAATCTAATAAGGCAGTTAAGCCAGCTGAGCAGAAGACAACTCACCTTCATGATAGTAAGCTGGGGGGGAGCAGTTCAGGGCAAAATATTGAGTGTATGACCTCATGGCCTGACTCATCAGTATCTAATGCTAGAAAAGCTGATCCAGGACCAGGTTCGAGTGAGCCAGCTAGATATGATTCAACAAGAAGTG AGAAAACGTCTGAACTTGGGAAAGGCCCTGATATTTTTCATAGCACTGATGAGAGTAAAGAGCATGGTGATTTTGATGAGTATGGATGGGCTAACATTGGTAGCTTTGATGATCTTGATCGAATGTTCAG TAGTGATGTCCCTATATTTGGCGATGGCAGTCTCAGCGGTGCAGATGAGTTATGGTCTTCTTCTAAAGATGTATCCAAGCCGTTACCATCCATTTTGGACTCTCAAGATCTAGGATTGGACATTAGAACTCAGTTTGAGCAACAAGAGAACCAGCAGTTTCCATTGACTGGAGAAACCAATGGTGGTCCATCATCCCAAAGTGCGCCTAGAGTTCGTGTAACCCCAAAAGCTGAGCAATATCATGAGCATAAGAGTCAATCCTCAGTTGATGACCAG CCATATCAACAACACAAAATGATGAAGCTTTCGGAAATGTTGGGGACTTGTGAGGCAGGATCGTTTCAAGATCCATACGGTCAGAGGTCAAGGAGAAAATTTGTAAACCAGTTGGCACCGTCACGATCAACTTTGATGGGTGTCAATCTGCGGAGTGAGTCTCAAGGGTCTGGGACATCACATTATCCACAGATGCCAAACCAATACATGGCTACTTCTGGTTTTGGTAATCCATATTCTGCTGTGCATGTAGTTTCAGCCTTCCAATGTCCTGATGTTAACAAGAATCAGCTGATGCATCCTTCCTACAACCCTGCTTCTGCTATCTCTGCAAACACGGTAACAGATGTCTGTGCACGACCTTCAACAATGACGCCGCAGGAAAAACTAGAAAAACTTAGGCGCAGACAGCAAATGCAGGCGATGCTTGCTATTCAGAGACAACAACAGCAATTTCGTCACCAGGTTCCTGTAGCAGATCAGTCCATTACTCAGCTTGTCGACAAAACTAGTCTTCAAGGGCTAACTGCAATACCTTCCTTTGATCCCAATTCATCTCTGGAACTAGATGATTCTGGAAACTTTGCTGCTGCTGTTGATAATCCATCAGAATTCTCGGTTCTTTATCGGCTTCAAGATGTTGTAGCAAAG TTAGATATGGAAACAAGGACTTGTATAAGGGATAGCTTATTCCGTTTGGCTGATAGCGCAGGTCAGAGACATCACACTAGTGATACACCCCACAGTAATAAGAGTAGCCAAGATGACCGGGAGGTTATTCCTCAAGAAAAATCCAGATATAG ATATGCAGGGATGCTAGACACAGAAACAGTAACCAATCCCACAGACAGAACTGTGGCTCATTTGCTCTTTCATAGGCCTTTTGATATGTATGCGGCAAAGCATACGGAAGGACTAGAATCACCATCTTCTTCGAAGATGGGAGCTGAAGTAAAAGGGAGTTTTCCTAGCACAAGAGAGAGTCGCATGATTAAGCAGAAGGCAAAAGAGGAAGATGTACCTGCAGGTTCACTTGCTTTAGGGTATGCATCCAACTCAGGATCCAGTAGCACTGTTGCTGAGAGGGTTGTTGAAGCATCCCAAGGAAACAAAAGAAAGTTGTGA
- the LOC106297668 gene encoding putative nuclease HARBI1: MSSSESDGVDEAVEEWFDEEFDNIVNSLVDVQAKKPKRRTYIERDREQGHNLLWNDYFKENPTYQPEMFRRRFRMNKPLFLRIVDALTNEVPYFQQRRNAHGRYGLSTLQKCTAAIRMLAYGQSGDTYDEYLRLGESTALLCLDNFTNAIIQLFGDEYLRRPTADDLQRLLDIGELRGFPGMVGSIDCMHWEWKNCPTAWRGQYTRGSGKPTIILEAVASQDLWIWHAFFGLPGTLNDINVLDRSPVFDDILQGRAPKVNFKVNNHNYRMAYYLTDGIYPKWSTFIQSISLPQTPRAQLFAQHQEAVRKDVERAFGVLQARFAIVKNPALIWDKEKIGRIMRCCVILHNMIVEDERDRFTQYDTDVFESGESSRSSEVDVVSSTESLSNVGQMRGIRNQIRDQQIHHRLKADLVENIWQMFGNQDE; encoded by the coding sequence ATGTCGTCATCAGAGTCAGATGGCGTAGATGAAGCTGTTGAAGAATGGTTCGATGAGGAATTTGATAATATTGTCAACTCCCTAGTTGATGTTCAAGCCAAAAAACCAAAGAGACGAACTTATATCGAAAGAGATCGGGAACAAGGACACAATCTACTATGGAACGACTATTTCAAGGAAAATCCCACTTACCAACCGGAAATGTTTAGGCGGCGTTTTCGAATGAACAAGCCATTGTTCCTTCGCATAGTGGATGCTCTAACAAATGAAGTTCCATACTTTCAGCAAAGAAGAAATGCCCATGGAAGATACGGACTATCTACACTTCAGAAGTGTACAGCAGCTATACGTATGCTGGCGTATGGTCAATCAGGAGATACGTATGACGAATATCTCCGACTAGGTGAAAGTACTGCACTTTTATGTTTGGACAATTTCACTAATGCGATAATACAATTATTTGGAGATGAGTATCTAAGAAGACCTACAGCTGATGATCTTCAACGACTACTGGATATTGGAGAGTTACGCGGGTTTCCGGGAATGGTAGGCAGCATCGACTGTATGCATTGGGAGTGGAAAAATTGCCCAACAGCTTGGAGAGGACAGTACACACGAGGTTCAGGAAAGCCGACAATTATCTTAGAGGCGGTGGCATCACAAGACTTGTGGATATGGCATGCATTTTTCGGACTTCCAGGTACCCTCAACGATATTAATGTTCTTGATCGGTCACCAGTTTTTGATGACATTTTACAAGGTCGAGCTCCTAAAGTTAATTTCAAGGTCAACAACCACAATTATCGTATGGCGTACTATCTTACCGATGGAATTTATCCGAAATGGTCAACATTTATCCAATCAATCTCACTTCCTCAAACTCCAAGAGCACAGCTATTTGCTCAACATCAAGAAGCCGTAAGAAAAGATGTCGAACGTGCTTTCGGAGTATTGCAAGCGAGGTTTGCAATAGTTAAAAACCCAGCACTAATATGGGACAAGGAAAAGATAGGAAGGATTATGAGATGTTGTGTCATACTGCACAACATGATAGTAGAGGACGAACGAGACAGATTCACTCAGTATGATACAGATGTATTCGAATCAGGAGAATCAAGCAGAAGTTCCGAGGTTGATGTCGTCTCCTCTACGGAAAGCCTTTCTAATGTCGGTCAAATGCGTGGCATTCGCAATCAAATTCGGGATCAACAGATACATCACCGTCTGAAAGCTGATCTAGTTGAAAATATATGGCAAATGTTCGGTAATCAAGATGAATAA
- the LOC106297669 gene encoding uncharacterized protein LOC106297669 — protein MAKFLNIAMSVFIVLFFTLHQTFSQEIDQYSQEVPEDVKISPTSDFDIYVESPDESSFEEADSPGMQYEKKFGHHYTDKQFGFLEVCAQKLNSSHCGDDLFTNMVGEGKPVLLAECCGELLKIGKDCYLGMAQIILSSYEYINIASKAIPKSKQTWNDCVHVIENWNSGGDFDRY, from the coding sequence ATGGCAAAGTTTCTTAACATAGCAATGTCTGTATTCATAGTATTGTTCTTCACGTTACATCAAACGTTTTCCCAAGAAATTGATCAATATTCACAAGAGGTACCAGAAGATGTGAAGATATCTCCCACATCTGATTTTGATATTTATGTCGAATCTCCTGATGAATCTTCATTTGAAGAAGCCGATTCACCCGGTATGCAATATGAGAAGAAATTTGGACATCATTACACGGATAAACAGTTCGGTTTTCTTGAAGTTTGCGCTCAAAAGCTTAACTCATCACACTGTGGAGATGATTTGTTCACGAACATGGTAGGTGAGGGAAAGCCAGTATTGTTAGCTGAATGTTGTGGTGAGCTACTAAAGATTGGAAAAGATTGTTATCTAGGAATGGCTCAAATCATTTTATCGAGTTACGAGTATATAAATATTGCATCTAAGGCTATTCCAAAAAGCAAACAGACATGGAACGATTGTGTTCATGTAATTGAGAATTGGAACTCAGGTGGGGATTTTGATCGTTATTGA
- the LOC106296339 gene encoding histone H2A variant 1 — MAGKGGKGLVAAKTMAANKDKDKDKKKPMSRSARAGIQFPVGRIHRQLKTRVSAHGRVGATAAVYTASILEYLTAEVLELAGNASKDLKVKRITPRHLQLAIRGDEELDTLIKGTIAGGGVIPHIHKSLINKTTNE, encoded by the exons ATGGCAGGCAAGGGAGGTAAAGGACTCGTAGCTGCAAAGACGATGGCTGCTAACAAAGACAAAGACAAGGACAAGAAGAAACCCATGTCTCGCTCTGCTCGTGCCGGTATTCAG TTTCCAGTGGGTCGTATTCATAGGCAACTCAAGACCAGGGTTTCAGCACATGGGAGAGTTGGTGCCACTGCTGCTGTTTACACGGCTTCAATTCTGGAGTATTTGACTGCAGAAGTTCTTGAGTTAGCTGGGAACGCAAGCAAAGATCTGAAAGTGAAGAGGATAACTCCAAGGCATCTGCAGTTGGCAATCAGAGGTGATGAGGAGCTTGACACGCTCATCAAAGGAACCATTGCTGGAGGAGGTGTGATCCCTCACATCCACAAGTCTCTTATCAACAAAACCACTAACGAGTGA
- the LOC106296338 gene encoding extensin-2: MRSSSRMGSSTHLIYALGVIIMATMVAAYEPVTLPPLPSYSPSPKVEYNTPPLPYISNSPPPPTYYSPSPKVDYKSPPPPYVYSSPPPPPYYSPSPKVEYKSPPPPYVYNSPPPPYNSPSPKVEYKSPPPPYVYSSPPPPPYYSPSPKVDYKSPPPPYVYSSPPPPPYYSPSPKVEYKSPPPPYVYSSPPPPPYYSPSPKVDYKSPPPPYVYSSPPPPYYSPSPKVDYKSPPPPYVYNSPPPPYYSPSPKVDYKSPPPPYVYSSPPPPPYYSPSPKVDYKSPPPPYVYSSPPPPYVYSSPPPPPYYSPSPKVDYKSPPPPYVYSSPPPPYVYSSPPPPPYYSPSPKVDYKSPPPPYVYSSPPPPYYAPSPKVYYKSPPPPYVYSSPPPPYYSPSPKVVYKSPPPPYVYSSPPPPYYSPSPKVHYKSPPPPYVYSSPPPPYYSPSPKVHYKSPPPPYVYSSPPPPYYAQSPKVYYKSPPPPYVYSSPPPPYYSPSPKVVYKSPPPPYVYSSPPPPYYSPSPKVHYKSPPPPYVYSSPPPPYYSPSPKVYYKSPPPPYVYSSPPPPYYSPSPKVPYKAPKHPHVCVCPPPPPCYSPSPKTVYKSPPPPYVYSSPPPPYYSPSPKVYYKSPPPPYVYSSPPPPYYAPSPKVYYKSPPPPPYYSPSPKVEYKSPPPPYVYSSPPPPYYSPSPKVNYKSPPPPYVYSSPPPPPYYSPSPKVDYKSPPPPYVYSSPPPPPYYSPSPKVDYKSPPPPYVYSSPPPPPYYSPSPKVDYKSPPPPYVYSSPPPPPYYSPSPKVDYKSPPPPYVYSSPPPPYYSPSPKVDYKYPPPPYVYSSPPPPYYSPSPKVYYKSPPPPYVYSSPPPPYYSPSPKVYYKSPPPPYVYSSPPLPYVYSSPPPPPYYSPSPKVEYKSPPPPYVYSSPPPPYYSPSPKVEYKSPSPPYVYSSPPPPPYYSPSPKVDYKSPPPPYVYSSPPPPYVSPSPKVEYKSPPPASYY; this comes from the exons ATGAGATCTTCTTCAAGGATGGGGTCTTCAACCCATCTCATCTACGCTCTAGGCGTGATCATCATGGCAACAATGGTTGCTGCGTATGAACCAGTGACATTGCCACCACTCCCGTCATATTCACCATCTCCAAAGGTAGAATACAACACTCCTCCCCTACCGTACATTAGCAATTCTCCACCACCACCAACATACTATTCTCCATCACCAAAGGTTGATTACAAATCTCCACCACCACCATATGTCTACAGTTCTCCGCCACCACCACCATATTATTCACCATCTCCAAAGGTTGAGTACAAATCTCCTCCTCCACCATATGTCTACAATTCTCCACCACCACCATACAATTCACCATCTCCTAAGGTCGAGTACAAATCTCCACCACCACCATATGTTTATAGTTCTCCTCCACCACCTCCTTACTACTCTCCATCACCAAAAGTAGATTACAAGTCTCCTCCACCACCATATGTCTACAGTTCTCCACCACCACCACCATATTACTCACCATCTCCCAAGGTTGAGTACAAGTCTCCTCCACCACCATATGTCTATAGTTCTCCACCACCACCTCCGTATTATTCTCCATCACCGAAGGTAGATTACAAATCTCCTCCTCCACCATATGTCTACAG TTCTCCACCACCACCATACTATTCTCCATCTCCTAAGGTAGACTATAAGTCTCCTCCACCACCATATGTCTACAACTCCCCTCCACCACCTTATTACTCTCCATCACCTAAAGTAGACTACAAGTCTCCACCACCACCATATGTTTACAGTTCTCCACCACCAC CACCATATTATTCTCCATCTCCCAAAGTAGACTACAAGTCTCCACCACCACCATATGTTTACAGTTCTCCACCACCACCATATGTCTACAGTTCCCCACCACCACCTCCATACTACTCCCCATCACCGAAGGTTGACTATAAATCTCCTCCTCCACCATATGTCTACAGTTCTCCACCACCACCATATGTCTACAGTTCCCCACCACCACCTCCATACTACTCCCCATCACCGAAGGTTGACTATAAATCTCCTCCTCCACCATATGTCTACAGTTCTCCACCACCACCATACTACGCTCCATCTCCAAAAGTATACTACAAGTCTCCTCCACCACCATATGTTTACAGTTCCCCACCACCACCATATTACTCACCATCGCCTAAGGTTGTATACAAATCTCCTCCACCCCCATATGTCTATAGTTCGCCTCCACCACCATACTATTCACCTTCTCCAAAGGTACACTATAAATCTCCACCACCACCTTATGTTTACAGTTCCCCACCACCACCATACTATTCACCTTCCCCTAAGGTACACTACAAGTCTCCACCACCACCATATGTCTACAGCTCTCCACCACCACCATACTATGCTCAATCTCCTAAAGTATACTACAAGTCTCCTCCACCACCATATGTTTACAGTTCCCCACCACCACCATATTACTCACCATCTCCAAAGGTTGTATACAAATCTCCTCCACCTCCATATGTCTATAGTTCTCCTCCACCACCATACTATTCACCTTCTCCGAAGGTACACTACAAATCTCCTCCACCACCTTATGTTTACAGTTCCCCACCACCACCGTACTACTCACCTTCCCCTAAGGTTTACTACAAGTCTCCACCACCACCATATGTCTACAGCTCTCCACCACCACCATACTATTCACCATCCCCTAAAGTACCATACAAAGCGCCAAAACACCCTCATGTATGTGTTTGTCCACCACCTCCTCCATGTTATAGTCCATCACCAAAGACAGTATACAAATCTCCACCACCACCATATGTCTACAGTTCTCCACCACCACCATACTATTCTCCATCCCCTAAAGTATACTACAAATCTCCTCCACCACCGTATGTCTACAGTTCTCCACCACCACCGTATTACGCACCTTCCCCTAAAGTGTACTACAAGTCTCCACCACCACCACCATACTACTCACCATCTCCTAAGGTAGAGTACAAGTCTCCTCCACCACCGTATGTTTACAGCTCACCACCACCGCCATACTACTCACCATCTCCTAAAGTAAACTACAAATCTCCTCCACCACCATATGTCTACAGTTCTCCACCACCACCACCATACTACTCACCTTCTCCAAAGGTTGATTATAAGTCTCCTCCACCACCATATGTCTACAGTTCTCCACCACCACCACCATACTACTCACCTTCTCCAAAGGTTGATTATAAGTCTCCTCCACCACCATATGTCTACAGTTCTCCACCACCACCACCATACTACTCACCTTCTCCAAAGGTTGATTATAAGTCTCCTCCACCACCATATGTCTACAGTTCTCCACCACCACCACCATACTACTCACCTTCTCCAAAGGTTGATTATAAGTCTCCTCCACCACCATATGTCTACAGTTCTCCACCACCACCATACTACTCACCATCGCCTAAGGTAGACTACAAATATCCTCCACCACCTTACGTCTACAGCTCTCCACCACCACCGTACTACTCACCTTCCCCTAAGGTTTACTACAAGTCTCCTCCACCACCGTACGTTTACAGCTCTCCTCCACCACCATATTACTCACCTTCCCCTAAAGTGTACTACAAGTCTCCTCCACCACCATACGTTTACAGTTCTCCACCACTACCATATGTCTACAGCTCACCACCACCACCACCATACTACTCACCATCTCCTAAAGTAGAGTACAAGTCTCCTCCACCTCCATACGTCTACAGTTCTCCACCACCACCATACTACTCACCTTCCCCAAAAGTTGAGTACAAATCTCCATCACCCCCATATGTCTACAGCTCTCCACCACCACCACCATACTATTCACCATCTCCTAAAGTAGACTACAAATCCCCTCCACCACCATACGTCTACAGTTCTCCACCACCACCATACGTCTCACCTTCCCCAAAAGTTGAATACAAATCTCCACCACCAGCTTCGTATTACTGA
- the LOC106299188 gene encoding B3 domain-containing protein REM9-like — MANPHEPHFLKPLLPGFHSGITIPLGFFSKHIERKTNQKTWKLRSDASDKIWEVIQEGMRLTGGWKDFATAHDLRIGDIVIFKHEGDMVFHVTPFGPSCCEIQYTDPDINKEEADAGDADDNEITHIASSSRMI, encoded by the exons ATGGCGAATCCACATGAACCTCATTTCTTAAAGCCTCTGCTTCCTGGTTTCCACAGTGGCATC ACAATACCACTTGGCTTCTTCTCAAAGCACATAGAAAGGAAGACGAACCAGAAAACATGGAAACTAAGATCGGACGCTTCAGATAAAATTTGGGAAGTGATACAAGAAGGCATGAGACTCACCGGAGGTTGGAAAGATTTCGCCACAGCACATGACCTTCGAATCGGTGACATTGTCATCTTCAAACACGAAGGAGACATGGTGTTTCATGTCACTCCTTTTGGTCCTAGCTGTTGTGAGATTCAGTATACAGATCCTGACATCAACAAGGAAGAAGCCGACGCGGGTGATGCTGATGACAATGAGATTA CTCACATTGCTTCTAGCTCACGGATGATTTAG